A portion of the Lolium rigidum isolate FL_2022 chromosome 1, APGP_CSIRO_Lrig_0.1, whole genome shotgun sequence genome contains these proteins:
- the LOC124679362 gene encoding probable carboxylesterase 2, with translation MAGSISSALLLLLNMAGALLAPRAPDSVPAGDDEGVDFFFFPFLVLYKSGRVERFMGTDTVPASVDPATGVASKDVAIDAAAGLAVRLYLPNSTAERLPLVVFYHGGAFVTESAFSPTYQRYLNALASRAGVVAVSVDYHLSPERPLPTAYDDAWAALRWALASARCGSGAEAEPWLSRRADLTRLFLVGDSAGGNIAHNVAMRAGREGLDGGETIQGVALLDPYFWGKRPVPSETRDPAERRWRDSTWSFVCAGRYGVDDPVINPVAMASDEWRRLGCARVLVTVAGLDVLAARGRAYVAALGASGWGGDVRLYETPDESHVYFLLKPDGEKAAKEMDAVVAFINGNRPLESSGLGNFVGTPTKEPEWDSTLYTAI, from the coding sequence ATGGCTGGGAGCATCTCCTCTGCGCTGCTACTCCTGCTCAACATGGCGGGCGCGCTGCTCGCCCCGCGCGCTCCTGACAGCGTGCCGGCCGGCGATGACGAAGGCGTcgatttcttcttcttccccttcctggTGCTGTACAAGAGCGGCCGCGTGGAGCGGTTCATGGGCACGGACACCGTGCCGGCCTCCGTGGACCCGGCCACCGGCGTGGCGTCCAAGGACGTGGCCATCGACGCCGCCGCGGGGCTCGCCGTGCGCCTCTACCTGCCCAACAGCACGGCGGAGAGGCTGCCGCTGGTCGTGTTCTACCACGGCGGCGCGTTCGTCACGGAGTCGGCCTTCTCGCCGACGTACCAGCGGTACCTCAACGCGCTCGCGTCCAGGGCCGGGGTGGTCGCCGTGTCGGTGGACTACCACCTCTCGCCGGAGCGCCCCCTCCCGACTGCCTACGACGACGCGTGGGCGGCGCTCCGGTGGGCGCTCGCGAGCGCGCGGTGCGGGTCCGGGGCGGAAGCGGAGCCCTGGCTGTCGCGCCGCGCCGACCTCACGCGGCTGTTCCTGGTCGGCGACAGCGCCGGCGGCAACATCGCGCACAACGTGGCCATGCGCGCCGGCCGGGAGGGCCTGGACGGCGGCGAGACCATCCAGGGCGTAGCGCTGCTGGACCCATACTTCTGGGGGAAGCGCCCGGTGCCGTCGGAGACGCGGGACCCGGCGGAACGGCGGTGGCGGGATAGCACGTGGAGCTTCGTCTGCGCGGGGAGGTACGGGGTGGACGACCCGGTGATCAACCCGGTGGCCATGGCGAGCGACGAGTGGCGGCGGCTCGGGTGCGCGCGCGTGCTGGTGACCGTGGCGGGGCTGGACGTGCTGGCCGCGAGGGGCCGCGCGTACGTCGCCGCGCTCGGGGCCAGCGGGTGGGGCGGCGATGTGCGGCTGTACGAGACGCCCGACGAGAGCCATGTCTACTTTCTCTTGAAGCCCGACGGCGAGAAGGCGGCCAAGGAGATGGACGCGGTGGTGGCCTTCATCAACGGTAACCGGCCACTTGAGAGTTCAGGTCTCGGCAATTTCGTAGGAACGCCCACAAAAGAACCGGAATGGGATTCCACTTTGTATACGGCCATATAG